A genomic region of Metopolophium dirhodum isolate CAU chromosome 1, ASM1992520v1, whole genome shotgun sequence contains the following coding sequences:
- the LOC132936680 gene encoding uncharacterized protein LOC132936680 codes for MKRQTVRKCQRTISTDKELFEIERFKKCSKTFIIKNTLDFIDYTLFFNYISEKLIFKLKESCKNTSIKFNLVVDSVYERIITQEVQDIAFKTFNVLACNSSNFKKILNDMFNKLLREETDFTQKGSGWTLKVIETLQLRINIVNPLKGGTYIDLPKHIKDKRAIINVKNSDNKCFKYALLSKFDNRSNKTNFHEKYFKMLELKSSLNFKCVDFPTPISQIPKFERINNISINIYSLNDKKTIFPLYVCNTERNDHFDLFLYNNDETSHYCYIHNFSRLIRSQKTKNCSKLIICKRCFTTFGTQPCKSKLWGVEGLNEHRRNCGKNPLGRPIMFEEGDDDFIYFKGYKKTQRIPFVIYADFECILTPKQPNKFINRRKKQKNQKTHVTHLHEIMSYGFYVKVDYSIISKELVKQFEIPTKVIIYRGKKAAKKFMKNMIDIGNEINKIYQINTPMDKLTDKEEQRFQRTKFCQKCSKHFKNNNLVKVRDHCHFTGKYRQCLCLQCNFEITSPSFVPIFFHNLSYDSHFIIRELGCDDKDIHIIPNSSEKYISFSKEIAPRFSIKFVDTFRFMSESLSKLAANLSEDKLRFRETLKIFSIKSLDLVTRKGVFPYEYVDSWSKLDNAFLPSKLEFYNSLTDEQISDEDYRHAKNVWNTFDVKTLGEYSDLYLKTDVTILADVFENFRDICLSTLRIDPAHYMTAPGFAFDCMLKYTKVKLERLKDYNMLLYFEKSIRGGICQSTKRYAKANIPNIEGLDYNSNEPITWITYLDCVNLYGKSMLTELPFKDFEWVDDLDIDVTKISEDSEVGYILEVDIEYPKHLHKTHNDFPFLPFNECPPNSKVEKLLTTLSPKKNYIVHYKNLKQAISHGLKLVKIHRAIRFSQKKWMASYIEFCTKMRAEAKNEFEKNFWKLLINSVFGKCMENVRARTSIKLVSSEKKANKLMTKTSFKDRTIYSKNLMAIHQHKETIKFDKAIYVGFAILDVSKTFMYDFHYNVMKKRYGTKISSLYSDTDSLIYAIQTTNFFNDLKNDLLPYFDTSNYPKDHYCFSELHKSQPGFFKDELKGIILKEFVSLRPKLYAYKTVDGTEEKKAIGVKKYIIKKHMQFENYKDILHAFINHLSVKDKLTHRVMNFIQSNKHVVQSKTMNKLVLSANDDKRYINDDGINTLAYGHYKLDKLYN; via the coding sequence TTTTAATGTTCTTGCATGTAAttcatctaattttaaaaaaatactaaacgatatgttcaataaattgttGCGGGAAGAGACAGATTTTACACAGAAAGGTTCTGGATGGACGCTTAAGGTAATAGAAACATTACAGTTGAGAATCAATATAGTGAATCCTCTTAAAGGAGGAACATATATTGATTTACCTAAGCATATTAAAGATAAAAGAGcgattattaatgtgaaaaatagtgataataaatgttttaaatatgcattattatccAAGTTTGATAATCGctctaataaaactaattttcatgaaaaatattttaagatgttagagttaaaaagtagtttaaattttaaatgtgttgaTTTTCCAACACCAATCAGTCAGATACCTAAATTTGaacgtataaacaatatttcaataaatatttatagtttgaatgacaaaaaaactatttttcccttgtatgtatgtaataccgAAAGAAATGATCATTTTGacctatttttgtataataatgatgaaacatcGCATTATTgctatattcataatttttcaagattaatcaGAAGTCAGAAAACGAAAAATTGTTCGAAGCTAATTATTTGTAAGAGATGTTTCACAACTTTTGGTACTCAACCGTGCAAAAGTAAGCTTTGGGGTGTAGAAGGATTAAATGAACATCGACGCAATTGTGGAAAGAATCCGTTGGGGAGGCCTATAATGTTTGAAGAGGGGGATGATGATTTCATCTATTTCAAAGGTTATAAAAAAACGCAGAGGATTCCATTTGTCATTTATGCAGATTTTGAATGTATATTAACTCCTAAACAAcctaataaattcattaatagacgtaaaaaacaaaaaaatcagaaaactcatgttacacatttacatgaaattatgagctatgggttttatgtaaaagttgactatagtattatatcgaAAGAGCTGGTAAAACAGTTTGAAATTCCGacgaaagtaattatttatagaggtaAGAAAGctgcaaaaaaatttatgaaaaatatgatcGATATtggaaatgaaattaataaaatttatcaaattaatacacCGATGGACAAATTAACTGATAAAGAGGAACAACGTTTTCAAAGAACCAAGTTCtgtcaaaaatgttcaaaacattttaaaaacaataatttggttAAAGTTCGAGATCACTGTCATTTTACTGGCAAATATAGGCAATGTCTCTGTCTTCAATGTAATTTCGAAATAACTAGTCCATCGTTCGTTCCAATAttctttcataatttatctTATGATAGTCACTTCATAATTCGGGAACTAGGTTGCGATGATaaagatattcatattattcctaattcatcggaaaaatatatatcctttAGCAAGGAAATCGCACCTagatttagtattaaatttgtCGATACATTCCGTTTTATGAGTGAGTCGCTAAGTAAACTTGCAGCCAATTTATCTGAAGATAAGTTGAGGTTTAGAGAAaccctaaaaatattttcaatcaaatcaTTAGATTTAGTTACACGGAAAGGAGTCTTCCCTTACGAATATGTCGATAGTTGGAGTAAATTAGACAATGCTTTTTTACCATCAAAGCTTGAATTTTATAACTCGTTAACAGATGAACAAATTAGTGATGAAGATTATAGACATGCAAAAAATGTATGGAATACATTTGACGTAAAGACTTTGGGTGAATATagcgatctttatttaaaaactgatgttaCCATACTAGCTGACGTGTTCGAAAATTTTAGAGACATATGTTTATCTACTCTCAGAATAGATCCTGCTCATTATATGACTGCCCCTGGATTTGCTTTTGATTGTATGCTTAAGTATACAAAGGTTAAATTAGAGAGGTTAaaggattataatatgttactctaCTTCGAAAAATCAATCCGAGGCGGTATTTGTCAATCAACTAAAAGATATGCTAAAGCAAACATACCAAATATTGAAGGATTGGACTATAATTCGAATGAACCGATTACTTGGATTACATATCTCGACTGTGTAAATTTATATGGAAAGTCTATGTTGACAGAACTaccttttaaagattttgaatggGTTGATGATCTCGACATAGATGTAACTAAAATTTCTGAAGATTCTGAAGTAGGATATATATTAGAAGTTGATATCGAGTACCCTAAACATTTACATAAAACCCATAATGATTTTCCGTTTTTACCGTTTAACGAATGCCCACCGAATTCGAAAGTTGAGAAATTGTTAACTACTCTATcaccgaaaaaaaactatattgtacattacaaaaatttaaaacaagcgaTTTCTCACGGtcttaaattagtaaaaattcatCGAGCTATCCgcttttcacaaaaaaaatggaTGGCATCATACATTGAGTTCTGTACAAAAATGAGAGCAGAAGCAAAaaatgagtttgaaaaaaatttctggAAGTTGTTAATTAATAGCGTTTTTGGTAAATGTATGGAGAATGTCCGAGCAAGAACTTCTATAAAACTGGTttcatcagaaaaaaaagcgAATAAACTAATgacaaaaactagttttaaagacAGAACTATATACTCTAAAAATCTCATGGCTATTCACCAACATAAGGAAACTATTAAATTCGATAAGGCAATTTATGTGGGATTTGCAATTTTAGACGTttcgaaaacatttatgtaCGATTTTCACTATAATGTCATGAAGAAAAGGTATGGTACTAAAATTAGTTCTTTATATTCGGATACTGATTCCTTGATATACGCTATTCAAACTACaaattttttcaatgatttaaaaaatgatttattaccatattttgaTACATCTAACTATCCCAAAGACCATTATTGTTTTAGCGAATTACATAAAAGTCAGCCAGGCTTTTTCAAGGATGAATTGAAAGGAATTATActtaaagaattcgtttcattaaGACCGAAATTATATGCGTACAAAACTGTAGACGGTACTGAGGAAAAAAAAGCAATAGgcgtaaagaaatatattattaaaaaacatatgcaattcgaaaattataaggatatacTACACGcttttataaaccatttatCTGTTAAAGATAAATTAACTCACAGGGTCATGAATTTTATCCAATCAAACAAACATGTTGTTCAATCGAAAACAATGAACAAACTTGTTCTAAGCGCTAATGACGATAAACGTTATATAAATGACGACGGGATAAATACTTTGGCTTATGGTCACTACAAactagataaattatataattaa